From Candidatus Methylomirabilota bacterium:
CGCGCCGGAGGAAGCGGGACCGTTAACCCGGTCCAAGGTATGGTCGAGAAGGCCCGCGTCTACTACCGCCAGGGCTGAAGCTCCTGCGCCAAGACGAAAGAGTTGCTTTCGTCATGGGGAGTGGCCTTCGACGGGTTCGACGTCGAGGCCGAGCCGGCGCGCCGCGCTGATCTCCAGCGCTTCGGCGTGATGCGGGTGCCCGCCACCATCGTGGGCGACCGCGTCGTCCACGGCTGGAATCCCCAGGCGCTGGCCGAGCTGGTCGGCGTCGCCTATCGTGCCCCGCAGAAGCTCCCGCCCGCCCAGCTGGCCGAGCGAATGGACATGGTCCTGGCCGCCACCCAGCGCGCCATCCGCCAGGTGCCGCGCGAGCACCTCGGCATGAAGTACCCCGAGCGCGATCGCACCGTGCACCAGCTGGGCTTCCACGTCTTCCGGGTCGCCGCGTCGTTCGTGGACACCCGCGAGCAGGGTCATCTCGACGGGACGTGGTTCGAGGAGAACGCGCCGGCCACGATGGCCGACGGCGAGGCGGTGGCGCGACACGGCGAGACGGTGCGCCGGCGGCTGCGCGCGTATTTCGGGAAGCCCGGCTGGTGCGACGGCGAGGTGAGCACCTACTACGGTCCGCAGTCGGCGCCCGAGCTCATGGAGCGCACGACGTGGCACTGCGCCCAGCATCTGCGGCAGATCTACTGGTTCCTCGATCAGATCGGCGTGGAGAAGGACGCCCCGCTCAGCGACGCGGATCTCGAGGGCTTGCCGTTCCCGAAGGACGTCTGGTCCTAGCGCCCCTCACCCTAGCGCCCCTCACCCTGCCCTCTCCCCGGAGGGGAGAGGGGGAGACCGAGGCGTGGGACTCGCGGACGATCTGCTCGACCTTCTTCCAGCTCGGCCGGCCGTCGAGCCGCATGCCCACCCAGCCGCGCTTGCCCACGTAGGGCGGCACGAAGTAGCGCTTCGGGTCTGCGTAGACGAGGGCTTCCTGGGCGCCGAGCGGCATCGCCAGCCACACCGCCACGTGCGGCGCCCCGTGGTGATGGTTGTCGAGCGAGGCGAACATCTTGCCTCCCACCCAGAACGTGGGGCTCGCCGTGCGAGACCTTCTCCGACGTCCCGGGCAGCGCCCGGCAGATGGCCCGCAAGCGGGCCAGCGGCTCGGCTACGTCGTCACGTGCCGGATGAACCGTTCGGGCGGGTTCTCGCCCCATTGGCTGACGAGCGCCTCCTCGGCGGAAAGCAGGTTCGATC
This genomic window contains:
- a CDS encoding MmcQ/YjbR family DNA-binding protein — its product is MFASLDNHHHGAPHVAVWLAMPLGAQEALVYADPKRYFVPPYVGKRGWVGMRLDGRPSWKKVEQIVRESHASVSPSPLRGEGRVRGARVRGARTRRPSGTASPRDPRR